One genomic window of Bacillus mycoides includes the following:
- a CDS encoding LysE/ArgO family amino acid transporter, with product MSEAIIHGIILAFGLIIPLGVQNVFVFNQGASQSNIWRAAPVVLTASICDTLLILIAVQGVSLVLLTFSWLTTTLYMIGFFFLMYMGWVIWRSDPSNDVKQEKSMPLKNQIIFAASVSLLNPHAILDTIGVIGTNSIQYIGSEKWAFTFATIIVSWIWFISLAFAGKFLKGLDSTGKTITVLNKFSGLIIWGVALYMLKQVIFPN from the coding sequence ATGAGTGAAGCAATTATTCACGGTATCATCCTTGCATTTGGTCTTATCATTCCATTAGGTGTCCAAAATGTTTTCGTTTTTAATCAAGGCGCTAGTCAATCAAATATTTGGCGAGCTGCTCCTGTAGTCTTGACTGCATCTATATGTGATACATTATTAATATTAATTGCTGTACAAGGTGTATCCCTTGTACTCCTTACTTTTTCTTGGTTAACAACTACTCTGTATATGATTGGATTTTTCTTTCTTATGTATATGGGCTGGGTTATTTGGAGAAGCGATCCTTCAAATGATGTAAAGCAAGAAAAAAGCATGCCTTTAAAAAATCAAATTATTTTCGCCGCATCGGTTTCATTACTAAATCCACACGCAATTTTAGATACGATTGGTGTAATCGGAACAAACTCTATACAGTACATAGGAAGTGAGAAATGGGCTTTCACTTTTGCAACAATTATAGTTTCTTGGATTTGGTTTATTAGTTTAGCTTTTGCTGGAAAATTTCTAAAAGGATTAGACTCGACAGGAAAAACGATTACAGTATTAAATAAATTTTCAGGGCTAATCATATGGGGAGTCGCACTTTATATGTTAAAACAAGTTATTTTTCCTAACTAA
- a CDS encoding YjcZ family sporulation protein, whose product MGYGYSCGGYGGGYGGGYGYGGSCGGCGYGGFALLIVLFILLIIIGASCWGGFVGC is encoded by the coding sequence ATGGGTTACGGATATAGTTGCGGTGGTTACGGCGGTGGTTACGGCGGCGGTTACGGTTACGGCGGTAGTTGTGGTGGATGTGGTTATGGAGGTTTCGCTTTATTAATCGTTTTATTTATCCTTCTAATCATCATCGGCGCTAGCTGTTGGGGCGGCTTTGTAGGCTGCTAG
- a CDS encoding transglutaminase domain-containing protein produces the protein MRKPNKYVTVALLCSTIVMGGLHASSVSYAATKSTVVTTQSDAKLLNDFRKELKKHIDNRDENITIAYKTKDRNARDVMDQLYKEYNKIVDADEYVKYNVASTKYSIKGMTGNYTFTLQVKYRESKEQTQYVKSQAKAIVNSIIKQGMDEHEKVKAIHDYVVKQVSYDTSYQAYTAYEALANRSAVCQGYTLLTYQLLKEAGIQNHVVTGTGNGQAHAWNLVNIDNKWYHLDTTFDDPVPDKAGRVTYSYFNMSDDQLSKDHEWDRSKYPAATTSYFGELTSKIKAGSSKTAVYEQMLKETNLKYLSAQYGAENYNEFKKKLQQQFASKPEKVEVRYKQSMDGTMQDIKKVLNEITWPKGAKRVSYQVAPYSAMTGYSLATITFTY, from the coding sequence ATGAGAAAGCCAAATAAGTATGTGACAGTTGCCCTGCTTTGTTCAACAATTGTAATGGGTGGCTTACACGCGTCGTCTGTATCTTACGCAGCTACGAAATCGACTGTAGTTACTACACAATCAGATGCTAAATTATTAAATGATTTTCGAAAAGAATTAAAAAAACATATTGATAATCGAGATGAAAATATTACAATCGCATATAAAACAAAAGATAGAAATGCTAGAGATGTTATGGACCAATTATACAAAGAATATAATAAAATTGTAGATGCTGATGAGTATGTAAAATATAATGTAGCGTCTACTAAATATTCTATAAAAGGGATGACTGGGAATTATACATTTACATTACAAGTGAAGTATCGTGAATCAAAAGAGCAAACACAGTATGTAAAGTCTCAGGCGAAAGCAATTGTAAATTCTATCATTAAACAAGGCATGGATGAACATGAAAAAGTGAAAGCTATTCATGATTATGTTGTGAAACAAGTATCATATGATACGTCTTATCAAGCATATACAGCGTATGAAGCGTTAGCGAATCGTTCTGCCGTTTGCCAAGGATATACATTGTTAACATATCAATTACTAAAAGAAGCGGGTATTCAAAATCATGTTGTAACAGGTACAGGGAATGGACAGGCTCATGCATGGAATTTAGTGAACATTGATAACAAGTGGTACCACCTTGATACTACATTCGATGATCCGGTGCCAGATAAAGCTGGGCGCGTAACATATTCATATTTTAATATGTCTGATGACCAATTAAGCAAAGACCATGAATGGGATCGTAGTAAATATCCAGCGGCAACTACAAGTTACTTTGGTGAATTAACAAGCAAAATAAAAGCCGGTAGTTCAAAAACTGCTGTATATGAACAAATGTTAAAAGAAACAAATTTAAAGTATTTATCTGCACAATATGGAGCGGAAAATTACAATGAGTTTAAGAAAAAATTGCAGCAACAATTTGCTTCCAAGCCAGAAAAAGTAGAAGTACGATATAAGCAGTCAATGGATGGAACAATGCAAGATATAAAGAAAGTATTAAATGAAATAACTTGGCCAAAAGGTGCAAAGCGTGTATCTTATCAAGTTGCGCCATATAGTGCAATGACAGGTTATTCGTTAGCGACAATTACATTTACGTATTAA
- a CDS encoding YwqG family protein: MRQQIEVLIDKYGLTHLKEELVNTIFPCVKVVPEQQETVAIGSSKMGGVPDLPDTFEYPTYKENPLRFIAQFNLSDLQNVGMDHNLPKTGMLYFFSIENYFEEDVNPNEAGRVLYYDIPVEQLRRADEVQREFNQCAISFELTYKLPELFIEDEADSDRFLQLLEELIPDNYDNHQMFGEPFSVQDEVLYETGQYMGIDPQHMTLLFQIDSDTKNCNMMWGDLGMLYFCIGNEDLKNRHFENACCVLQTC; encoded by the coding sequence ATGAGACAGCAAATTGAAGTGTTAATTGATAAATATGGACTGACACATTTAAAAGAGGAACTTGTTAATACTATATTCCCTTGTGTAAAAGTTGTGCCCGAGCAGCAAGAAACGGTTGCGATAGGTAGTTCGAAAATGGGGGGAGTTCCTGATTTACCGGATACATTTGAATATCCAACATACAAAGAGAATCCGTTACGTTTTATCGCACAGTTTAATTTAAGTGATTTACAAAACGTTGGTATGGATCACAATCTTCCTAAGACAGGGATGTTATATTTCTTTAGTATTGAAAATTACTTTGAAGAAGATGTAAATCCAAACGAAGCGGGACGTGTACTTTATTATGATATCCCTGTAGAGCAATTACGTAGAGCAGATGAAGTTCAGAGGGAATTTAATCAATGTGCAATTTCATTTGAACTGACGTATAAATTACCTGAGCTTTTCATTGAAGATGAGGCGGATTCAGATCGTTTCTTGCAATTACTTGAAGAGCTAATCCCAGACAACTATGATAATCATCAAATGTTTGGAGAACCATTCTCTGTACAAGATGAGGTATTGTATGAGACTGGACAATATATGGGAATAGATCCACAGCATATGACGCTCTTATTCCAAATTGATTCAGATACTAAAAATTGTAATATGATGTGGGGAGATTTAGGAATGCTTTATTTCTGTATTGGAAATGAAGACTTGAAAAATCGCCATTTTGAAAATGCATGCTGTGTGTTACAAACTTGCTAA
- a CDS encoding NUDIX hydrolase has translation MANYIKELREKIGHDYVILNFAGGCVFNEFGEVLLQKRGDFNAWGFPGGAMEIGESAAETAIREIKEETGYDVEIDELIGVYTKYFQTYPNGDQAQAIVIFFRFSIVGGNKKIDGDETLDLKFFPLDKMPPLFNKQHEDCLQDLLEKRVGVFR, from the coding sequence ATGGCGAATTATATAAAGGAATTACGTGAAAAAATAGGGCATGATTATGTTATTTTGAATTTTGCAGGTGGTTGTGTATTTAATGAATTTGGTGAAGTGCTTCTGCAAAAAAGAGGAGACTTTAATGCTTGGGGATTTCCGGGCGGTGCAATGGAAATTGGGGAGTCTGCTGCAGAAACTGCGATCCGAGAAATTAAAGAAGAAACAGGATATGATGTGGAAATTGATGAGCTCATTGGTGTGTATACGAAATATTTTCAAACATATCCGAATGGAGATCAGGCACAGGCAATTGTAATATTCTTTAGGTTTTCAATCGTTGGAGGGAACAAAAAAATAGACGGTGATGAAACATTAGATCTGAAGTTTTTCCCGTTAGACAAAATGCCGCCATTGTTTAATAAACAACATGAAGATTGTTTGCAGGATTTATTAGAGAAAAGAGTAGGGGTATTTCGTTAA
- a CDS encoding MFS transporter, with translation MKGSEINMLKKENCCLIALASVPLVMTLGNSMLIPILPTIEKKLHISSFQVSMIITIYSIIAIILIPIAGYLSDRWGRKMVMVPSLLIAAIGGAITGWVSWKVDNPYVWILIGRAIQGIGAAGAMPVVIPCVGDLYKDEKQVSAGLGIIETSNTFGKVLSPILGSALAAIVWFLPFWAIPVLCVISIVLLLVLVKAKKQEEEEVPPLKEFIQSIISTFREKGRWLIAIFILGAIIMLILFGILFYLSTILESKYDIHGIWKGCVLAIPLLVLSLSSYMAGKKIGDKQDIMKKCIYIGFLLAAASVCLPLFLKGIYLLLLCLVIMGGGIGMALPCLDALITQGIEKEQRGTVTSFYSSMRFIGVAAGPPLYSFFMKGADHEVFYLTSIFAAIGAVIAIIWIKPAKDTMMVKQKPEPTS, from the coding sequence ATGAAAGGTTCCGAAATCAACATGTTAAAAAAAGAAAACTGTTGTTTAATTGCACTTGCATCAGTTCCACTTGTTATGACGCTAGGTAATTCAATGCTTATTCCAATCCTGCCAACCATTGAAAAGAAATTACATATTTCATCTTTCCAAGTATCCATGATTATTACAATTTATTCTATCATTGCAATTATACTTATACCGATTGCTGGTTATTTATCAGATAGATGGGGACGAAAGATGGTAATGGTTCCAAGTTTATTAATTGCAGCTATTGGAGGAGCGATAACGGGCTGGGTATCATGGAAAGTTGATAACCCTTATGTTTGGATTCTTATCGGAAGAGCAATTCAAGGGATAGGTGCTGCTGGTGCTATGCCAGTTGTCATACCATGTGTAGGTGATTTATACAAAGATGAAAAACAGGTTAGTGCAGGTTTAGGAATCATTGAGACGTCAAATACATTTGGAAAAGTATTGAGTCCCATATTAGGATCAGCTCTTGCAGCTATTGTATGGTTCTTACCATTTTGGGCGATTCCAGTTTTATGTGTAATATCGATTGTTTTACTACTGGTGCTAGTAAAGGCGAAAAAACAAGAAGAAGAAGAAGTCCCACCACTTAAAGAATTTATTCAATCTATTATCTCTACGTTTCGAGAAAAGGGAAGATGGTTAATTGCCATTTTTATACTAGGTGCAATTATTATGCTTATTTTATTCGGAATACTTTTTTATCTGTCAACTATATTGGAGTCGAAGTACGATATTCATGGTATATGGAAAGGGTGTGTACTCGCTATTCCTTTACTTGTACTATCACTTAGCTCATATATGGCTGGTAAAAAAATTGGAGATAAACAAGATATTATGAAAAAGTGTATCTATATTGGATTTTTACTGGCTGCTGCATCTGTCTGCTTACCTTTATTTCTAAAAGGAATCTATTTGCTACTTCTTTGTCTCGTTATTATGGGGGGAGGAATTGGTATGGCGTTACCGTGTCTAGATGCTCTTATTACACAAGGGATTGAAAAAGAGCAGAGGGGGACAGTTACGTCATTTTATAGTTCAATGCGATTTATCGGTGTAGCAGCTGGACCACCCCTGTATTCTTTTTTTATGAAAGGGGCGGACCATGAAGTATTTTATTTAACAAGCATCTTCGCTGCTATTGGTGCGGTCATAGCAATTATTTGGATTAAACCAGCAAAAGATACAATGATGGTAAAACAGAAGCCGGAACCAACGTCATAA
- a CDS encoding sugar phosphate isomerase/epimerase family protein: MKYSLCTISFRHQLISFTDIVQFAYENDFEGIELWGTHAQNLYIQERETTEREIDYLKDKNLEVTMISDYLDISLLADFQKTMEKCEQLVTLANWFNTNKIRTFAGQKGSEDFLEQERKEYVKRIRMICDLFAQHNMYILLETHPNTLTDTLPSTLKLLEEVNHPYLKINLDFLHIWESGADPIDSFQRLKPWIQHYHFKNISSAEYLHVFEPNNVYAAAGSRIGMVPLFEGIVNYDEIIREVRDTNHFASLEWFGHNAKDILKEEMRALTNRKLEVVTS; the protein is encoded by the coding sequence ATGAAATATTCGCTATGTACAATTTCATTTCGCCATCAACTAATTTCATTTACTGATATTGTTCAATTTGCATACGAAAACGATTTTGAAGGAATTGAGTTGTGGGGGACCCATGCACAAAATTTATATATACAAGAGCGTGAAACAACAGAACGAGAAATAGATTATTTAAAGGATAAAAATTTAGAAGTTACGATGATAAGTGATTACTTGGACATATCATTATTAGCAGATTTTCAAAAAACGATGGAAAAATGTGAACAGCTGGTAACACTAGCTAATTGGTTTAATACAAATAAAATTCGTACGTTTGCCGGGCAAAAAGGTAGTGAGGATTTCTTGGAACAAGAGAGAAAAGAGTATGTGAAGCGAATTCGCATGATTTGTGATTTATTTGCTCAGCACAATATGTATATACTATTAGAAACACATCCAAATACGTTAACGGATACTTTACCGTCTACTTTGAAATTGTTAGAAGAAGTAAATCATCCATATTTAAAAATAAACCTTGATTTTCTTCATATATGGGAGTCTGGTGCAGACCCGATAGATAGTTTCCAGCGACTAAAGCCGTGGATACAACATTACCATTTTAAGAATATATCATCAGCGGAGTATTTACACGTGTTTGAACCAAATAATGTATATGCTGCTGCTGGAAGTCGTATAGGAATGGTCCCATTATTTGAAGGTATAGTAAATTATGATGAAATCATCCGGGAAGTGAGAGATACTAATCATTTTGCTTCGCTTGAATGGTTTGGGCATAATGCGAAAGATATATTGAAAGAAGAAATGAGAGCATTAACAAATAGAAAATTAGAAGTAGTAACCTCATAA
- a CDS encoding DUF4083 domain-containing protein encodes MNLFENNIFTLIYTCLVIGLIVLFFVSFTLFIKRLLQNNTMKKQHVINMNQKLDRIIELLEKDKKE; translated from the coding sequence ATGAATTTGTTCGAAAATAATATATTCACATTGATATATACTTGTTTAGTAATCGGGCTTATCGTTTTGTTTTTTGTATCATTTACTCTGTTCATTAAAAGATTATTGCAAAACAACACTATGAAAAAACAACACGTGATCAATATGAATCAGAAGTTAGATCGGATTATTGAATTGCTTGAAAAAGATAAAAAAGAATGA
- a CDS encoding PLP-dependent aminotransferase family protein, which produces MERLVWKPNMSSSIPLYKQIESYIKERIVNGEWTVGTKLPSQRSLAHTFEVNRSTIVMAFDELVAKGYIEGNGRKGTIVINNSESTSTYAPPPNWQSYVETGLHYPNLPAVQEINQAEFTPNVIRLGTGELSPSLLPEKKMKGIISEILQSNVALGYEEPKGNLHLRKKIAEYLKGHGVYVSPDSILIVSGAIQALQLISMGLLPKGASILLEKPSYLYSLNVFQSAGMRLIGIPMNENGINTSYITKYKKQFNASILYTIPSFHNPTNFSMNAKKREEVMEICNEIGLPIIEDAAYQDLWFDAPVSKPLKAYDKHGIVLHIGSMSKVISPGLRIGWVVGSESVIQRLADIKMQTDYGSSSISQQIAAEWFENGLYDEHLQFVRSELKKRRDFMISMLEKYCSGIATWHEPAGSFYIWLHINLPISNRSLFDKALQEKVLLNPGTLYDRSANQFLRLSYSYATIEEIEVGIKKIAQLIKG; this is translated from the coding sequence GTGGAAAGGCTCGTTTGGAAACCTAATATGTCTTCGTCTATTCCTTTATATAAACAAATAGAATCTTATATAAAAGAAAGAATTGTTAATGGGGAATGGACAGTTGGAACTAAATTACCTTCACAAAGAAGTTTGGCGCATACGTTTGAAGTGAATCGAAGTACAATTGTAATGGCTTTCGATGAATTAGTAGCAAAAGGGTATATTGAGGGGAATGGCCGGAAGGGAACAATTGTTATAAATAATAGTGAGAGTACTTCTACATATGCCCCGCCTCCAAACTGGCAGTCTTATGTAGAAACAGGACTTCATTATCCGAATCTTCCTGCTGTACAAGAGATTAATCAAGCTGAATTTACTCCCAATGTAATTCGATTAGGAACAGGTGAACTTTCACCGAGTCTCTTGCCTGAGAAAAAGATGAAGGGTATTATTAGCGAAATTTTACAATCAAATGTTGCACTTGGGTATGAGGAACCGAAAGGAAATCTCCATTTAAGAAAAAAAATTGCGGAATATTTAAAAGGGCATGGGGTATATGTATCTCCTGACTCTATTTTAATTGTTTCGGGGGCAATTCAAGCACTGCAACTTATTTCTATGGGTCTTCTTCCGAAAGGAGCGTCAATTTTATTAGAAAAACCATCATATTTATATTCGCTTAATGTATTTCAATCAGCAGGAATGCGCTTGATTGGAATACCAATGAATGAGAATGGTATAAATACTTCATATATTACAAAATATAAGAAACAATTTAACGCATCTATTTTATATACAATCCCATCTTTTCATAATCCGACCAATTTTAGTATGAACGCTAAGAAGAGGGAAGAAGTGATGGAGATCTGTAATGAAATTGGATTGCCTATTATTGAGGACGCGGCATATCAAGATTTATGGTTCGATGCACCAGTTTCAAAGCCTTTAAAGGCATATGATAAACATGGTATCGTGCTACATATTGGAAGTATGTCCAAAGTCATTAGTCCTGGTTTAAGAATTGGATGGGTTGTTGGATCAGAATCCGTTATTCAAAGATTAGCAGATATAAAAATGCAAACTGATTATGGTTCAAGTTCTATATCCCAGCAGATTGCAGCGGAGTGGTTTGAAAATGGATTGTATGATGAACATTTACAGTTTGTAAGAAGTGAATTGAAAAAACGTAGAGATTTTATGATAAGTATGTTAGAAAAGTATTGTAGTGGCATTGCAACTTGGCATGAGCCAGCAGGAAGCTTTTACATTTGGCTACATATAAATCTACCAATTTCGAATCGTAGTTTATTTGACAAAGCTTTGCAAGAAAAGGTGTTATTAAACCCAGGCACTTTGTATGATAGAAGTGCTAACCAATTTTTACGTCTTTCTTATTCCTATGCAACTATAGAAGAAATTGAAGTTGGAATAAAAAAGATCGCGCAATTAATTAAAGGGTAA
- a CDS encoding alpha/beta-type small acid-soluble spore protein, with protein MARNRNANQLASHGAQAALDQMKYEIAQEFGVQLGADTSSRANGSVGGEITKRLVAMAEQQLGGGYTR; from the coding sequence ATGGCTAGAAATCGTAACGCTAATCAATTAGCATCACATGGAGCACAAGCAGCTCTAGATCAAATGAAATATGAAATTGCACAAGAGTTTGGTGTACAGCTTGGAGCTGATACTTCTTCACGTGCAAACGGTTCTGTAGGCGGTGAAATTACAAAACGCCTTGTAGCGATGGCAGAACAACAGCTTGGTGGCGGATATACTCGCTAA
- the nadE gene encoding ammonia-dependent NAD(+) synthetase, whose amino-acid sequence MTLQEQIMKALHVQPVIDPKVEIRKRIDFLKDYVRKTGAKGFVLGISGGQDSTLAGRLAQLAVEEVRNEGGNATFISVRLPYKVQKDEDDAQLALQFIQADQSVAFDIASTVDSFSNQYENLLGESLTDFNKGNVKARIRMVTQYAIGGQQGLLVIGTDHAAEAVTGFFTKFGDGGADLLPLTGLTKRQGRALLQELGADERLYLKMPTADLLDEKPGQADETELGITYDQLDDYLEGKSVPADVAEKIEKRYKVSEHKRQVPASMFDDWWK is encoded by the coding sequence ATGACATTACAAGAACAAATTATGAAAGCATTACATGTTCAACCTGTAATTGATCCGAAAGTAGAAATTCGTAAACGAATTGATTTCTTAAAGGATTATGTAAGAAAAACAGGTGCTAAAGGATTTGTACTTGGAATTAGCGGCGGACAAGACTCTACACTTGCAGGACGTTTAGCGCAGCTTGCAGTCGAAGAAGTTCGTAATGAAGGTGGTAACGCAACATTTATCTCCGTACGTCTTCCGTACAAAGTACAAAAAGATGAAGATGATGCACAATTAGCATTACAATTTATTCAAGCTGATCAATCTGTTGCTTTTGATATCGCTTCAACTGTTGATTCCTTCTCAAATCAATATGAAAACTTATTAGGTGAATCATTAACAGATTTCAATAAAGGAAACGTAAAAGCACGTATTCGCATGGTTACACAATATGCAATCGGCGGACAACAAGGATTACTTGTTATCGGAACTGATCACGCGGCTGAAGCTGTAACAGGGTTCTTTACAAAATTCGGAGATGGCGGTGCAGATTTATTACCATTAACAGGTTTAACGAAGCGCCAAGGACGTGCTTTATTACAAGAGTTAGGTGCAGACGAGCGACTTTACTTAAAAATGCCAACAGCTGATTTATTAGATGAAAAACCAGGTCAAGCTGATGAAACAGAATTAGGTATTACTTACGATCAATTAGATGACTATTTAGAAGGTAAATCCGTTCCAGCTGACGTTGCTGAAAAGATCGAGAAGCGTTACAAAGTGAGTGAACATAAAAGGCAAGTCCCAGCATCTATGTTTGATGATTGGTGGAAGTAA
- a CDS encoding DUF3933 family protein: MKQYVICQMIDGDKYLAAYAETKQDAIEKAELLGLRTGNRYIVITAEEAEGLTYP; this comes from the coding sequence ATGAAACAATATGTGATTTGCCAAATGATTGATGGAGATAAATATTTAGCTGCTTATGCGGAAACAAAACAGGATGCAATTGAAAAAGCAGAATTATTAGGGTTAAGAACTGGAAATCGTTACATAGTAATTACCGCAGAAGAAGCAGAAGGGCTAACTTATCCTTAA
- a CDS encoding patatin-like phospholipase family protein has translation MKIDGVFEGGGVRGIAHVGAICALAEKGYEWERVAGTSAGSITAALLAAGYSCSELKTIITDIDYNKFMKKTCLDRIPFIGKGISAWSTLGIYSNVFIEEWLEELLRKKGVHLFTDLPDLNKLKIIASDISNGKMVVFPDDLPSYGFLNYRFSIAKAVRMSSTIPFFFEPVKWRTPKWKQPCYMVDGGILSNYPIWIFDSPTSPRWPTFGFHFVKDEIQADPAHYKEPISMFKGLFKTMMQAHDLRHLDKESKARTITIPTGTITSTNFQLTKEEKEWLYNSGYNAANKFLQSWNFRQYVDEYRDGNQDRKTNRYFRQLDS, from the coding sequence ATGAAAATTGATGGTGTTTTTGAAGGAGGCGGTGTACGCGGAATTGCGCATGTGGGGGCAATTTGCGCGTTAGCCGAAAAAGGATATGAATGGGAGCGCGTAGCTGGAACATCAGCTGGTTCAATTACCGCAGCGCTTTTAGCAGCTGGATATTCTTGTTCCGAATTAAAAACAATAATAACCGACATTGATTATAATAAATTTATGAAGAAAACTTGTCTTGATAGAATCCCCTTTATTGGTAAAGGAATAAGTGCATGGTCTACTCTAGGTATTTATTCCAATGTATTTATAGAAGAATGGCTTGAAGAATTACTGCGAAAAAAGGGCGTTCACTTATTTACAGATTTACCTGATTTAAACAAACTCAAAATTATCGCTTCTGATATAAGCAACGGTAAAATGGTTGTCTTCCCCGATGACTTACCAAGCTACGGATTTTTAAATTATCGCTTCTCAATCGCTAAAGCAGTAAGAATGAGTAGTACAATCCCTTTCTTCTTTGAGCCAGTAAAATGGAGAACACCAAAATGGAAGCAGCCTTGTTATATGGTTGATGGCGGGATTTTAAGCAATTATCCCATTTGGATTTTCGACTCCCCTACCTCTCCTCGCTGGCCGACTTTTGGATTTCATTTTGTAAAAGATGAAATCCAAGCTGATCCTGCCCATTATAAAGAACCTATTTCCATGTTCAAAGGACTATTTAAAACAATGATGCAAGCTCATGATTTACGGCATTTAGATAAAGAATCAAAAGCAAGAACAATTACAATTCCTACAGGGACGATTACAAGTACTAATTTCCAATTAACTAAAGAAGAGAAAGAATGGCTCTATAACTCTGGTTATAATGCCGCTAATAAGTTTTTACAATCTTGGAACTTCAGGCAATATGTTGATGAATATAGAGACGGAAATCAGGATCGAAAAACAAATCGGTATTTCCGTCAACTTGACTCATAA